In bacterium, the sequence AGAGAAATAACAACTCCATACTTAAAAAAAATCTGTGAAAAAGCAAAAGAAACAGTTGAATTGATTATACCTGATAAAGGGGAGATATTATACATAGATAAGATAGAAAGTCCACAATCAATAAAACTTGTTGCACAAATTGGTTCAAGATATAAAACACTTCATGCATCTGCTCCTGGAAAAGTTCTTCTTGCATATAATAATTATGTTTTTGAAAAATTTTTAAAAAATAGAAAACTTGAAAAAATTACAGAAAAAACAATCACAAATAAAATGAAATTGAAAAAAGAAATAGAAAAAGTTAGGGAAAATGGATGGGCATATGATATTGGTGAAGCAAGAATAGATGTTACAAGGATATCCGCACCTATTTTTGATTATGATGGAAATCTAATAGGAATTATTGGTATAGCAGGTCCATCGTACAGGATAGACAAAAAAAAGATTGATGAGTTTGGAAATTATTTGAAAAAAGTTTGTGATGAAATTTCAGAAAAATTAGGATATAAAAAGGAGGGATAAAATGAATTTGATTATTGTTATATCAGATACTTTAAGAAGGGATTTTTTGGGCTGTTATGGGAATAGATGGATTTCTACTCCTAATATTGATAAGTTTGCTGAAAATTCTATTGTTTTTGATAATGCTTATATTGGTTCTTTTCCTACTGTTCCGAATAGGCATGAAATTTTAACAGGTAAATTTGTTTTTACATATCATAAGTGGGCTCCAGTTCCTGAAAAAGATATAACAATCCCTAAAATTCTAAAAGAGAAAAAATATGTAAGTATGGGTATATTTGATACTCCACATCCATTTGCACCTGGAATGAATTATCAGAGAGATTTTGATGGTTGGATTTTAATAAGGGGACAGGAGCATGATAAATACATAACCGAGCCAGTTGATGTTAAATTACCATGTAAACCAGAAAAGTTAAGGAATCCATATACTACAGTTGTTCAGTATCTTAAAAATGTATCTGAAAGAAAGTATGAAGAAGATTATTTCTGTGCCCAGACATTTATTGAAAGTACAAGATGGATAGAAAGGAATTACAAGCATGAAAAGTTTTTTCTTTATATAGATACATTTGACCCACATGAGCCATGGGACCCACCAAAATATTTTGTTGATATGTATGACCCGGGATATAAAGGCGAAGAGGTGATTTATCCAAGATATGGAAGTACTGATGTTTTAACAGATGATGAAGTAAAACATTGCAGGGCTTTATATGCTGGTGAGGTTTCTCTTGTTGATAGATGGTTTGGATATTTTTTAAGAAGGGTAGGGGATACAGGTCTTTTAAAAAATACCTGTATTATATTTACTGCTGACCATGGATTTTATCTTGGAGAACACAATCTGATAGGAAAATCTATCATAAAAGAAAATTATCATACTTATGCTCCTTTATATGAGGAAGTCGTAAGAATTCCTCTTATAATTTATTTACCTGGAAGAAAACATAAAAGAATAAAATCATATGTTCAACCACCTGATATAACAAAAACCATTCTTGATATTGCAGGGGCAGAAATTCCTTCTGATATTCATGGGAAATCACTTTTACCTTTAATTGATGGAAAAAATAAAAATATAAGGGATTTTGTTGTTTCAGCACCTTCTATAATACATGGTTCTTCTGCCGGTGAAAAAATAACATTAACTGATAAAAGTGGTTGGTGTTTGATTTATGAGAGTGAAAAGGGCGAAAAATACAGTATAAAGGCAGTTGATTCAATTGAAAGAGAGACACTTAAAGGAAGCAAAAAAGAAAATGAACTTTATTTCCTGCCAGAAGACCAGTATCAGAAGAAGAATTTGGTAAAGGAAAACAAAAAAGTTTTTGAGAGTTTAAAAGAAAAGTTAATAAAATTTCTTTATAAGGTCAAAACAGATGAAAAAATAATAAATATGTGGAAATAAAAAAGGAGGGAAAGAATGAAAAGTGAAAAATGTATAGTAATTGGATGGGATGCACCTATTGTTAAAAGTATAAAGAAATATGTAGAAGAAGGTGTTATGCCAAATACAAAAAGATTGATTGATG encodes:
- a CDS encoding IclR family transcriptional regulator, with protein sequence REITTPYLKKICEKAKETVELIIPDKGEILYIDKIESPQSIKLVAQIGSRYKTLHASAPGKVLLAYNNYVFEKFLKNRKLEKITEKTITNKMKLKKEIEKVRENGWAYDIGEARIDVTRISAPIFDYDGNLIGIIGIAGPSYRIDKKKIDEFGNYLKKVCDEISEKLGYKKEG
- a CDS encoding sulfatase — its product is MNLIIVISDTLRRDFLGCYGNRWISTPNIDKFAENSIVFDNAYIGSFPTVPNRHEILTGKFVFTYHKWAPVPEKDITIPKILKEKKYVSMGIFDTPHPFAPGMNYQRDFDGWILIRGQEHDKYITEPVDVKLPCKPEKLRNPYTTVVQYLKNVSERKYEEDYFCAQTFIESTRWIERNYKHEKFFLYIDTFDPHEPWDPPKYFVDMYDPGYKGEEVIYPRYGSTDVLTDDEVKHCRALYAGEVSLVDRWFGYFLRRVGDTGLLKNTCIIFTADHGFYLGEHNLIGKSIIKENYHTYAPLYEEVVRIPLIIYLPGRKHKRIKSYVQPPDITKTILDIAGAEIPSDIHGKSLLPLIDGKNKNIRDFVVSAPSIIHGSSAGEKITLTDKSGWCLIYESEKGEKYSIKAVDSIERETLKGSKKENELYFLPEDQYQKKNLVKENKKVFESLKEKLIKFLYKVKTDEKIINMWK